In Salinarimonas sp., a genomic segment contains:
- a CDS encoding ABC transporter ATP-binding protein, translating into MADTIRVEGLSLAYGPRTALDRVDLALPRDAVTVLAGPNGCGKSTLLRAIRRLAMPSEGLVRLDDVDVATLSGTALAKKIALLAQSPSAPEDLTVFGLVRLGRYPHQSLWRQWSREDAEAVEAAMVATGVADLAERPLDTLSGGQRQRVWLAMTLAQDAPILCLDEPINHLDLAHQLDCLALVRRLVRERGRTVVVVLHDLNLAARTADHLVVLRDGRVHAQGRPAELLDESLVRAVFGVESRVIRDPVHGSPLVVPIGTLAGAGEGAGAPGRDALVPARRRGG; encoded by the coding sequence ATGGCTGACACGATCCGCGTCGAGGGCCTCTCCCTCGCCTACGGCCCGCGCACGGCGCTCGACCGCGTCGACCTCGCCCTCCCCCGCGACGCGGTGACCGTGCTCGCCGGCCCGAACGGCTGCGGGAAGTCGACGCTGCTGCGCGCCATCCGCCGGCTGGCCATGCCCTCCGAGGGGCTCGTTCGGCTCGACGACGTCGACGTCGCGACCCTCTCCGGCACGGCGCTCGCGAAGAAGATCGCGCTCCTCGCGCAATCGCCCTCGGCGCCGGAGGACCTCACCGTGTTCGGCCTCGTGCGGCTCGGCCGCTACCCGCACCAGAGCCTGTGGCGGCAATGGTCGCGGGAGGACGCGGAGGCGGTGGAGGCGGCCATGGTCGCGACCGGCGTCGCCGATCTCGCCGAGCGTCCCCTCGACACCCTGTCCGGCGGCCAGCGCCAGCGCGTCTGGCTCGCCATGACGCTGGCCCAGGACGCCCCGATCCTGTGCCTCGACGAGCCGATCAACCACCTGGACCTCGCCCACCAGCTCGACTGCCTCGCCCTGGTGCGCCGCCTCGTGCGCGAGCGCGGCCGCACCGTGGTGGTCGTCCTCCACGACCTCAACCTCGCCGCCCGCACGGCCGACCACCTCGTCGTGCTGCGCGACGGCCGCGTCCACGCGCAGGGCCGCCCGGCGGAGCTCCTCGACGAGAGCCTGGTGCGCGCCGTCTTCGGCGTGGAGAGCCGCGTGATCCGCGATCCCGTGCACGGCAGCCCGCTGGTGGTGCCGATCGGGACCTTGGCGGGGGCTGGAGAGGGGGCTGGAGCGCCTGGACGAGATGCCCTCGTGCCGGCTCGTCGCCGGGGCGGCTGA
- a CDS encoding class I fructose-bisphosphate aldolase produces MNIDQLTEVAYAMVQPGKGILAADESTSTIKKRFDAIGVENTEENRRDYREFMFRSEPAMSERISGVILFDETIRQKAVDGTPMVELIKKAGSIPGIKVDAGAKPLPGCPGETITEGLDGLPARMKEYYELGARFAKWRAVIDIADGVPTWTAVKANMHALARYAAICQENDIVPIVEPEVLMDGDHTIQRCAEVTEWVLKTLYQELYEMRVVLEGTVLKPNMIVPGKKCRKKASVDEVAERTIQVLERCVPVAVPGIAYLSGGQSDEEATAHLNKMNEIGGFPWHMTFSYGRALQAAPQKAWSGKTENVEAGKAAFNHRARMNGLASVGEWSPKLEKQAA; encoded by the coding sequence ATGAACATCGACCAGCTGACCGAGGTGGCCTACGCGATGGTGCAGCCCGGCAAGGGCATCCTCGCGGCGGACGAGAGCACCTCGACGATCAAGAAGCGCTTCGACGCCATCGGCGTCGAGAACACGGAAGAGAATCGTCGCGACTATCGCGAGTTCATGTTCCGCAGCGAGCCGGCCATGTCCGAGCGCATCTCGGGCGTGATCCTGTTCGACGAGACCATCCGCCAGAAGGCCGTCGACGGCACGCCGATGGTCGAGCTGATCAAGAAGGCCGGCTCGATCCCCGGCATCAAGGTCGACGCGGGCGCGAAGCCCCTGCCGGGCTGCCCGGGCGAGACCATCACGGAGGGCCTGGACGGCCTGCCGGCGCGGATGAAGGAGTATTACGAGCTGGGCGCCCGCTTCGCCAAGTGGCGCGCGGTGATCGACATCGCCGACGGCGTCCCGACCTGGACGGCGGTCAAGGCCAACATGCACGCGCTCGCGCGCTACGCCGCCATCTGCCAGGAGAACGACATCGTGCCGATCGTCGAGCCCGAGGTGCTGATGGACGGCGACCACACGATCCAGCGCTGCGCCGAGGTCACGGAGTGGGTGCTCAAGACCCTCTACCAGGAGCTCTACGAGATGCGCGTCGTGCTGGAAGGCACGGTTCTCAAGCCCAACATGATCGTGCCGGGCAAGAAGTGCCGGAAGAAGGCGTCGGTCGACGAGGTGGCCGAGCGCACCATCCAGGTGCTCGAGCGCTGCGTGCCGGTGGCGGTGCCGGGCATCGCTTATCTCTCCGGCGGCCAGTCCGACGAGGAGGCCACCGCCCATCTCAACAAGATGAACGAGATCGGCGGCTTCCCCTGGCACATGACCTTCTCCTACGGCCGCGCCCTCCAGGCCGCGCCGCAGAAGGCGTGGTCCGGCAAGACGGAGAACGTCGAGGCCGGCAAGGCCGCCTTCAACCACCGCGCCCGCATGAACGGCCTCGCCTCGGTGGGCGAGTGGTCGCCGAAGCTGGAGAAGCAGGCCGCGTGA
- a CDS encoding iron ABC transporter permease, translating to MSARGLVLRAGDFSRLVAPRALATLAGLALGLVLAMLVSIALGSTWIPLERVVAALLGAGETTDALIVGQFRAPRAFQAALAGACLGVAGFLLQRATRNPLAAPSVLGIVDGAGLGVILFLTVFSNDHNALTVSIHWQPLAAVLGGLALVALVFALGARELAQPVRLILYGVALAALAKAATTTLMITGPIYRTSQALHWLAGSVHSAVWGEVALAAAIAAPLALAVALLARRLDTLDLDGDSARGVGLPLLSTRAGAIVLAAGLTATAIAFAGGIGFVGLVAPHLARMLTGRAAGPGLLASALVGALMVVGADLVVRVLFAPTEVPAGAVTALVGAPYLLYLLTRRSRADG from the coding sequence GTGAGCGCCCGCGGCCTCGTCCTGCGCGCGGGCGACTTCTCGCGCCTCGTCGCGCCCCGCGCGCTCGCGACCCTCGCCGGGCTCGCGCTCGGCCTCGTCCTGGCGATGCTCGTCTCGATCGCGCTCGGCTCGACCTGGATCCCGCTCGAGCGCGTCGTCGCCGCCCTCCTCGGCGCGGGCGAGACGACGGACGCGCTGATCGTCGGCCAGTTCCGCGCGCCGCGGGCCTTCCAGGCGGCCCTGGCCGGCGCCTGCCTCGGCGTCGCCGGCTTCCTGCTGCAGCGGGCGACGCGCAACCCCCTCGCCGCGCCCTCCGTGCTCGGCATCGTCGACGGGGCCGGGCTCGGGGTGATCCTGTTCCTGACCGTGTTCTCGAACGACCACAACGCGCTCACGGTCTCGATCCACTGGCAGCCCCTCGCCGCCGTGCTCGGCGGGCTCGCCCTCGTCGCGCTGGTCTTCGCGCTCGGCGCGCGCGAGCTCGCCCAGCCCGTGCGGCTCATCCTCTACGGGGTGGCGCTCGCCGCGCTCGCCAAGGCGGCGACGACGACCCTGATGATCACCGGCCCGATCTACCGCACCAGCCAGGCGCTGCACTGGCTCGCGGGATCGGTCCACAGCGCCGTCTGGGGCGAGGTCGCGCTCGCCGCCGCCATCGCCGCGCCGCTGGCGCTCGCCGTGGCGCTCCTGGCGCGCCGGCTCGACACGCTCGACCTCGACGGCGACAGCGCGCGCGGCGTCGGCCTGCCGCTGCTTTCGACCCGCGCCGGCGCGATCGTGCTGGCGGCCGGGCTCACGGCGACGGCGATCGCCTTCGCTGGCGGGATCGGCTTCGTCGGCCTCGTGGCGCCCCATCTCGCCCGCATGCTGACGGGCCGCGCCGCGGGGCCGGGCCTCCTCGCCTCCGCCCTCGTTGGCGCGCTGATGGTGGTTGGCGCCGATCTCGTCGTGCGCGTCCTGTTCGCGCCGACCGAGGTGCCGGCCGGCGCCGTCACCGCCCTCGTCGGCGCGCCGTATCTCCTCTATCTCCTCACCCGCCGGAGCCGCGCCGATGGCTGA
- a CDS encoding iron ABC transporter permease: protein MSPRSSLVPTLAWLLPALLAGIAASLSLGLQEYAPGTVAGALLTFDGSTAHHVVRDLRLPRALIAPVAGASLGVAGVLIQTLVRNRIAAPDVLGLNAGAALAVVAATVLFGVGALAALSLIAAAGALLTALLIFAVAHAGGGARAAMSPARTVLAGITLAGLMISLVQVILTTDEATLDELLFWLAGAFADRPLTLLAASGWLVVLGLFAAFAVARPLDALLADEDTARGLGVPLVRVRATAFGAIAALTGGAVALAGPVGFIGLVAPHVARRLVGLAHRDLIPVAALVGAVFALLADVGARYLIHPAEVPVGVVTALVGAPVLIALLRRRAA from the coding sequence ATGTCCCCCCGCTCGAGCCTCGTCCCGACGCTCGCCTGGCTCCTGCCGGCGCTCCTCGCCGGCATCGCCGCGAGCCTGTCGCTCGGGCTCCAGGAATATGCGCCTGGGACCGTCGCGGGCGCGCTCCTCACCTTCGACGGCTCGACGGCGCATCACGTCGTGCGCGACCTGCGCCTGCCGAGGGCGCTGATCGCTCCCGTGGCGGGGGCGAGCCTCGGCGTCGCGGGCGTGCTGATCCAGACGCTGGTGCGCAACCGCATCGCCGCGCCCGACGTGCTCGGCCTCAATGCCGGCGCGGCGCTCGCCGTCGTCGCGGCGACGGTCTTGTTCGGCGTGGGCGCGCTGGCGGCCTTGTCGCTGATCGCGGCGGCGGGCGCGCTTCTCACGGCGCTCCTGATCTTCGCCGTCGCCCATGCCGGCGGCGGGGCACGAGCCGCGATGTCGCCGGCGCGGACGGTCCTCGCCGGAATCACGCTCGCCGGGCTGATGATCTCGCTCGTCCAGGTGATCCTCACCACCGACGAGGCGACCCTCGACGAGCTCCTGTTCTGGCTCGCGGGCGCCTTCGCCGACCGGCCGCTGACGCTGCTCGCCGCGAGCGGCTGGCTGGTTGTCCTGGGCCTCTTCGCCGCGTTCGCCGTGGCGCGCCCGCTCGACGCGCTCCTCGCCGACGAGGACACGGCGCGCGGCCTCGGCGTGCCGCTGGTGCGGGTGCGCGCCACGGCGTTCGGGGCGATCGCGGCCCTCACCGGCGGGGCGGTGGCGCTGGCGGGGCCCGTCGGCTTCATCGGCCTCGTCGCGCCCCACGTCGCGCGCCGTCTCGTCGGCCTAGCGCACCGCGACCTGATCCCGGTCGCGGCGCTCGTCGGCGCCGTGTTCGCGCTCCTCGCCGATGTCGGCGCGCGCTACCTGATCCACCCCGCCGAGGTCCCCGTCGGCGTGGTCACCGCCCTCGTCGGCGCGCCGGTCCTGATCGCGCTTCTGCGCCGGAGGGCGGCGTGA